The Rhodocytophaga rosea genome has a segment encoding these proteins:
- a CDS encoding ABC transporter permease, which produces MIQDNTTPKPPQWASWLLKKFCAPHLLEEIEQDLEELYETRIETVGIKQARYRYVQDVVSLLRPFILKRKPSLYPSLTLFDMITNYFKISLRQLLRNKVYSFINIGGLCVGMAVAMLIGLWVNDELSFNQYHQNYDHIIQVLENEELDGGIETFSSLPMPLSHTLRTDYKSDFKYVVATTWHWEKVISYGDQKLTMTGRFAEAGFPEMITLHMYAGSPAALTDPSSVLISQSLAYTLFGESDPIDKMITLGNQYTLQIKGVYEDLPRNSTFHGMDFIAPIEILFPGKEAMNNWQSSSFQILGQLQPNSNLAAVSAKITDVLYQHNQDRAKPSLFLHPMHKWHLYAFKNGIYEGGRIEYVYLFSLIGGFVLLLACINFMNLSTARSQKRAREVGIRKAIGSLRRQLINQFLSESVLVAFFAFVLSLLLLQLVLPPFNDLADKEIRVVWTDAYFWIAGICFTLLTGLLAGSYPALYLSSFNPVKVLKGTFGVGERAAIPRKILVVVQFTVSVSLIISTLLVYTQIEFAKNRPIGYNREGLVNMPISTPEMEERYEAIRNELSASGAVAEIALSSSSITEVSSSANNLDWQGKDPNRQALFGTVLVTPDFGKVVGWKIKEGRDFSRAFSTDSLAFLLNEAAVKLTGLKNPVGETIRWHDKNWKVIGVVKDMVMESPYEPVRPIVFFINNRERMFNSIHIKLNPSLSSRGALSNIERVMKKHNLASSFEYRFADLEYAKKFAAEERIGTLAAFFATLAIFISCLGLFGLASYTAEQRRKEIGIRKVLGASVFNVWALLSKDFVGLVMFSILIASPLAYYFIDNWLEKYEYRTPVSLWIFVAAGFAALAITLITVSFQALKAALMNPVRSLRNE; this is translated from the coding sequence ATGATACAAGATAACACTACCCCTAAGCCACCTCAATGGGCAAGCTGGCTGCTGAAAAAGTTCTGTGCCCCTCATTTGCTGGAAGAAATAGAGCAAGACCTGGAAGAACTTTATGAAACACGGATAGAAACTGTGGGTATCAAACAAGCCCGATACAGATACGTGCAGGATGTAGTGAGTTTACTGCGTCCTTTCATTTTAAAAAGAAAACCTTCCCTTTATCCATCGCTTACTCTTTTTGATATGATCACCAATTACTTCAAAATTAGCTTGCGCCAGCTGCTTAGAAACAAGGTTTATTCTTTCATCAACATTGGCGGACTATGTGTAGGCATGGCTGTAGCGATGCTGATTGGCTTGTGGGTCAATGATGAATTATCCTTTAACCAATACCACCAAAATTATGATCATATAATTCAAGTACTGGAAAATGAAGAACTAGACGGAGGCATTGAAACCTTTTCTTCCTTACCCATGCCCTTAAGCCATACACTTCGCACAGATTACAAAAGTGATTTTAAATACGTAGTAGCTACTACCTGGCACTGGGAAAAAGTTATCTCGTATGGGGATCAAAAACTCACCATGACTGGCCGCTTTGCTGAGGCTGGGTTTCCAGAGATGATTACCCTCCACATGTATGCAGGTTCCCCTGCCGCCTTAACTGATCCGTCTTCGGTGCTAATTTCCCAATCGCTTGCCTATACGCTTTTTGGAGAAAGCGACCCAATAGATAAAATGATCACCCTTGGCAATCAGTATACGCTGCAAATAAAAGGGGTATATGAAGATTTGCCTCGTAACTCCACCTTCCATGGGATGGATTTTATTGCACCTATTGAAATACTTTTTCCAGGCAAAGAAGCCATGAACAACTGGCAAAGTTCTTCTTTTCAGATTCTTGGGCAGCTTCAGCCAAACAGCAACTTAGCAGCAGTGTCCGCCAAGATTACGGATGTACTCTATCAGCACAATCAGGATAGAGCTAAACCTTCGCTCTTTTTACACCCCATGCATAAATGGCATTTGTATGCCTTCAAAAACGGTATATATGAAGGAGGACGAATTGAGTATGTGTATCTATTTAGCCTCATCGGTGGATTTGTGCTGCTATTGGCCTGCATCAACTTTATGAATCTCTCCACCGCCCGATCGCAGAAACGGGCCAGAGAAGTAGGCATCCGCAAAGCTATTGGTTCATTACGCAGGCAATTAATTAACCAATTCCTGAGCGAATCGGTGCTGGTAGCCTTTTTTGCTTTTGTTTTATCGCTACTGCTGCTACAATTGGTTTTGCCCCCTTTTAATGACTTAGCCGATAAAGAAATACGTGTGGTATGGACAGATGCCTACTTCTGGATAGCAGGCATTTGTTTTACTTTGCTCACCGGTTTACTGGCCGGAAGTTATCCGGCACTATATCTATCTTCTTTCAATCCGGTAAAGGTGCTGAAAGGCACTTTTGGGGTAGGTGAACGGGCAGCCATTCCCCGCAAGATACTGGTAGTAGTGCAATTTACTGTATCGGTTAGCCTCATCATTAGTACACTTCTGGTATATACACAAATTGAATTTGCTAAAAACCGTCCTATTGGCTATAACCGTGAGGGTTTGGTCAATATGCCTATAAGCACGCCGGAGATGGAGGAACGCTACGAGGCCATCCGGAATGAACTTTCAGCCTCAGGAGCCGTTGCAGAAATTGCCTTATCTTCCTCTTCCATCACTGAGGTTTCCTCATCGGCCAATAATCTGGACTGGCAGGGAAAAGATCCAAACCGGCAAGCCCTTTTTGGTACCGTCCTGGTTACACCAGACTTTGGAAAAGTAGTCGGATGGAAAATAAAGGAAGGTCGCGATTTTTCCAGGGCCTTTTCTACCGACAGCTTAGCCTTTCTGCTCAATGAAGCGGCAGTTAAACTAACAGGACTGAAAAATCCGGTAGGAGAAACCATCCGCTGGCATGATAAAAACTGGAAAGTGATCGGGGTAGTGAAAGATATGGTTATGGAATCACCTTATGAACCCGTCAGGCCAATTGTTTTCTTCATAAACAACCGGGAAAGGATGTTCAATAGCATTCATATCAAACTTAACCCTTCGCTTAGTAGCAGAGGTGCGTTAAGCAACATAGAAAGGGTGATGAAAAAGCACAATCTAGCTTCTTCATTTGAGTACCGGTTTGCGGACCTGGAATATGCTAAAAAATTCGCTGCCGAAGAACGCATTGGCACCTTAGCTGCCTTTTTTGCTACCCTGGCTATCTTTATCTCTTGCCTGGGATTATTTGGCCTGGCCTCCTATACGGCTGAGCAACGCAGGAAAGAAATTGGTATTCGTAAAGTACTCGGGGCTTCGGTATTTAATGTATGGGCTTTACTTTCTAAAGATTTTGTAGGGCTAGTCATGTTCTCCATACTCATAGCCTCTCCGCTGGCCTATTATTTTATCGA